A window from Streptomyces subrutilus encodes these proteins:
- a CDS encoding pyridoxal phosphate-dependent decarboxylase family protein — MTAPPGTPPPLAGGRDGADALRPLLGTVLEALRTGARQRGGPLPAGGPEAVTARVRAALGDVLPDRGTGDHEALRTLVHTLAAGAADPADPLCAAHLHCPPLAVAAAADLAAAALNPSLDSWDQAPAASAVEALLTRALAAEFHPAAARPDALVTTGGTEANQLALLLARERHGPALTVLHGANAHHSVPRAAWLLGLPPARSIPTPTGTLHPADLADALATTTGPVLVTATAGTTDAGLVDPLPEIARLCDRHGRAELHVDAAYGGLLALSPRHRHRVAGLDRARSVTVDLHKLGWQPVAAGLLTVPDTALLAPLAHQADYLNATDDTDAGLPDLLGRSLRTTRRPDALKIAVTLRSLGRDGLVRLIDHTCALAHALARRLDAHPGFEVHAPPTISTVLFRPAHADDEQLAALRRTLLHQGRAVLGRARADGRLWLKATLLNPRTTPGDLDTLVALLEGSTHR; from the coding sequence ATGACAGCGCCGCCCGGCACACCGCCCCCGCTCGCCGGGGGCCGCGACGGCGCCGACGCCCTGCGCCCCCTGCTCGGCACCGTCCTCGAAGCCCTGCGCACCGGAGCCCGGCAACGCGGCGGCCCCCTCCCCGCCGGCGGCCCCGAAGCCGTCACCGCCCGGGTCCGGGCCGCGCTGGGCGACGTACTGCCCGACCGCGGAACCGGTGACCACGAGGCACTGCGGACCCTCGTGCACACCCTCGCCGCCGGCGCCGCCGACCCCGCCGACCCCCTCTGCGCGGCCCACCTGCACTGCCCGCCGCTCGCCGTCGCGGCCGCCGCCGACCTCGCCGCCGCCGCCCTCAACCCCTCCCTCGACTCCTGGGACCAGGCCCCCGCCGCCTCCGCCGTCGAAGCCCTCCTCACCCGCGCCCTCGCCGCCGAGTTCCACCCCGCCGCCGCCCGCCCCGACGCCCTCGTCACCACCGGCGGCACCGAAGCCAACCAGCTCGCCCTGCTCCTCGCCCGCGAACGCCACGGACCGGCCCTCACCGTCCTGCACGGCGCCAACGCCCACCACTCCGTGCCCCGCGCCGCCTGGCTCCTCGGCCTCCCCCCGGCCCGCAGCATCCCCACCCCCACCGGCACCCTCCACCCCGCCGACCTCGCCGACGCCCTCGCCACCACCACCGGGCCCGTCCTCGTCACCGCCACCGCCGGCACCACCGACGCCGGACTCGTCGACCCCCTCCCCGAGATCGCCCGCCTCTGCGACCGGCACGGCCGCGCCGAACTGCACGTCGACGCCGCCTACGGCGGCCTCCTCGCCCTCAGCCCCCGCCACCGTCACCGCGTCGCCGGACTCGACCGCGCCCGCTCCGTCACCGTCGACCTGCACAAACTCGGCTGGCAACCCGTCGCCGCCGGCCTCCTCACCGTCCCCGACACCGCCCTGCTGGCCCCCCTCGCCCACCAGGCCGACTACCTCAACGCCACCGACGACACCGACGCCGGCCTCCCCGACCTCCTCGGCCGCTCCCTGCGCACCACCCGACGCCCCGACGCCCTCAAGATCGCCGTCACCCTCCGCTCCCTCGGCCGCGACGGACTCGTCCGCCTCATCGACCACACCTGCGCCCTCGCCCACGCCCTCGCCCGGCGCCTCGACGCCCACCCCGGCTTCGAGGTCCACGCACCCCCCACCATCAGCACCGTCCTCTTCCGCCCCGCCCACGCCGACGACGAGCAGCTCGCCGCCCTGCGCCGCACCCTCCTGCACCAGGGCCGCGCCGTCCTCGGCCGCGCCCGCGCCGACGGCCGCCTCTGGCTCAAGGCCACCCTGCTCAACCCGCGCACCACGCCCGGAGACCTGGACACCCTCGTCGCCCTCCTGGAAGGCAGCACCCACCGATGA
- a CDS encoding lysine N(6)-hydroxylase/L-ornithine N(5)-oxygenase family protein: protein MTAQLDAPHDLVGIGIGPFNLSLAALAHGLPQQGAGELATAFYDQRRDFRWHPGLLIDGAALQVPFLADLVTLADPASPWSFLSYLKHKERLFPFYFAEQFHIQRAEYDAYCRWVADRLPGLHFGHQVDAVRWNPERDLFEVDFTQVDADGGAEALGRAYTRNLALGIGTAPHVPEPLRPLVEAPTVPVIHSADYLDHRERILGAGHVTVIGSGQSGAEVFLDLLRARPAGRERLSWLARTPSFAPMEYSKLGLEHFTPDYTRYFHALPEPVRDRLVPAQWQLHKGIDAATIAAIHEELYRRTLHGGWPDAVLTPGVGVRTAGRVATTKVELHLEHLEQGTRSRLTTDAVVLATGYRERPLGRLLAGLDPYVRKDSSGRPRIDDRHRMVLDPGVTGSVFVQNGERHTHGVGAPDLGLVAWRSAAILNTLTGKDPYPQPVRTAFTTFGLDQRDHARPRPVGTLLPLVDHP from the coding sequence ATGACCGCCCAGCTCGATGCACCCCACGACCTCGTCGGAATCGGCATCGGCCCGTTCAACCTGTCCCTCGCGGCCCTCGCCCACGGCCTGCCGCAGCAAGGGGCCGGCGAACTCGCCACCGCCTTCTACGACCAGCGCCGCGACTTCCGCTGGCACCCCGGCCTCCTCATCGACGGCGCCGCCCTCCAGGTCCCCTTCCTCGCCGACCTGGTCACCCTCGCCGACCCCGCCAGCCCCTGGAGCTTCCTCAGCTACCTCAAGCACAAGGAACGGCTCTTCCCCTTCTACTTCGCCGAGCAGTTCCACATCCAGCGCGCCGAATACGACGCCTACTGCCGCTGGGTCGCCGACCGCCTCCCCGGACTCCACTTCGGCCACCAGGTCGACGCCGTCCGCTGGAACCCCGAACGCGACCTCTTCGAAGTCGACTTCACCCAGGTCGACGCCGACGGCGGAGCCGAAGCCCTCGGCCGCGCCTACACCCGCAACCTCGCCCTCGGCATCGGCACCGCCCCCCACGTCCCCGAACCCCTGCGCCCCCTCGTCGAAGCCCCCACCGTCCCCGTCATCCACTCCGCCGACTACCTCGACCACCGCGAACGCATCCTCGGAGCCGGGCACGTCACCGTCATCGGCTCAGGCCAGTCGGGAGCCGAGGTCTTCCTCGACCTGCTGCGCGCCCGCCCCGCCGGCCGCGAACGCCTCAGCTGGCTCGCCCGCACCCCCTCCTTCGCCCCCATGGAGTACTCCAAGCTCGGCCTCGAACACTTCACCCCCGACTACACCCGCTACTTCCACGCCCTCCCCGAACCGGTCCGCGACCGCCTCGTCCCCGCCCAGTGGCAGCTCCACAAGGGCATCGACGCCGCCACCATCGCCGCCATCCACGAGGAGCTCTACCGCCGCACCCTGCACGGCGGCTGGCCCGACGCCGTCCTCACCCCCGGCGTCGGCGTCCGCACCGCCGGCCGCGTCGCCACCACCAAGGTCGAGCTCCACCTCGAACACCTGGAACAGGGCACCCGCTCGCGCCTCACCACCGACGCCGTCGTCCTCGCCACCGGCTACCGCGAACGCCCCCTCGGCCGCCTCCTCGCCGGGCTCGACCCGTACGTCCGCAAGGACTCCTCCGGGCGGCCCCGCATCGACGACCGGCACCGCATGGTCCTCGACCCCGGCGTCACCGGCAGCGTCTTCGTCCAGAACGGCGAACGCCACACCCACGGCGTCGGCGCCCCCGACCTCGGCCTCGTCGCCTGGCGCAGCGCCGCCATCCTCAACACCCTCACCGGCAAGGACCCCTACCCGCAGCCGGTGCGCACCGCCTTCACCACCTTCGGCCTCGACCAGCGCGACCACGCCCGCCCCCGGCCCGTCGGCACCCTCCTCCCGCTCGTCGACCACCCGTAG